Proteins co-encoded in one Medicago truncatula cultivar Jemalong A17 chromosome 8, MtrunA17r5.0-ANR, whole genome shotgun sequence genomic window:
- the LOC25502818 gene encoding receptor kinase-like protein Xa21 produces MSSLTYLYPDQNHLSGIIPSNTGYSLPNLQYLFLNDNNFVGNIPNNIFNCSNLIQFQLNGNAFTGTLPNTAFGDLGLLESFLIDDNNLTIEDSHQFFTSLTNCRYLKYLDLSGNHIPNLPKSIGNITSEYIRAQSCGIGGYIPLEVGNMSNLLQFSLSGNNITGPIPPTFKRLQKLQVLNLSNNGLQGSFIEELCEMKSLGELYQQNNKLSGVLPTCLGNMISLIRIHVGSNSLNSRIPLSLWRLRDILEINFSSNSLIGILPPEIGNLRAIVLLDLSRNQISSNIPTTINSLLTLQNLSLADNKLNGSIPKSLGEMVSLISLDLSENMLTGVIPKSLESLLYLQNINFSYNRLQGEIPDGGRFKNFTAQSFMHNDALCGDPRLQVPTCGKQVKKWSMEKKLILKCILPIVVSAILVVACIILLKHNKRRKNENTLERGLSTLGAPRRISYYELLQATNGLNESNFLGRGGFGSVYQGKLLDGEMIAVKVIDLQSEAKSKSFDVECNAMRNLRHRNLVKIISSCSNLDFKSLVMEFMSNGSVDKWLYSNNYCLNFLQRLNIMIDVASALEYLHHGSSIPVVHCDLKPSNVLLDKNMVAHVSDFGIAKLMDEGQSQTHTQTLATIGYLAPEYGSRGIVSVKGDVYSYGIMLMEIFTRRKPTDDMFVAELSLKTWISQSLPNSIMEVMDSNLVQITGDQIDDLSTHISSIFSLALSCCEDSPKARINMADVIATLIKINTLVVGANTV; encoded by the exons ATGTCATCACTTACATATTTGTATCCTGACCAAAATCACCTCTCTGGGATAATTCCTTCAAATACGGGATATAGCCTTCCTAACCTGCAATATCTATTCTTGAATGATaacaattttgttggaaatattCCAAATAACATATTCAACTGTTCTAATcttattcaatttcaattgaatGGCAATGCATTCACTGGAACTCTACCCAATACTGCTTTTGGAGATTTAGGATTGCTTGAATCGTTTCTCATAGATGACAACAATTTGACAATAGAAGATTCTCATCAATTCTTTACTTCCTTGACAAATTGTAGATATTTGAAATATCTAGACTTATCCGGGAATCATATACCCAATCTTCCTAAGTCAATTGGAAACATAACTTCAGAATACATCAGGGCACAATCATGTGGAATTGGTGGTTATATTCCCCTAGAAGTTGGAAACATGAGCAACTTGctacaattttctctttctggGAATAATATAACTGGACCAATACCTCCTACATTCAAAAGGTTGCAGAAACTTCAGGTTTTGAATCTTAGCAACAATGGACTACAAGGATCATTTATTGAGGAACTTTGTGAAATGAAGAGTTTGGGTGAGTTgtatcaacaaaataataagcTCTCTGGAGTTTTACCAACATGTTTGGGAAATATGATTTCTCTTATAAGGATACATGTAGGATCTAACAGTTTGAACTCTAGAATACCTTTATCTCTTTGGAGGCTTAGAGATATATTAGAGAtaaatttttcatcaaattcttTAATTGGTATTCTTCCACCTGAGATTGGGAATTTGAGAGCAATTGTACTATTAGACCTATCAAGAAATCAGATTTCAAGCAACATTCCAACAACCATTAATTCCTTATTAACATTGCAGAATCTCTCCTTAGCAGATAATAAACTGAATGGTTCAATTCCCAAATCACTTGGTGAAATGGTAAGCTTGATCTCTTTGGACTTGTCCGAAAATATGTTAACTGGTGTTATTCCAAAATCCTTAGAATCACTTTTGTATCTTCAAAACATCAACTTCTCATATAATAGATTACAAGGAGAGATTCCTGATGGTGGACGGTTCAAAAATTTCACAGCTCAATCATTTATGCATAatgatgcactttgtggtgatCCTCGCCTTCAAGTACCTACATGTGGTAAGCAAGTTAAGAAATGGTCAATGGAAAAAAAGCTTATATTGAAATGCATACTTCCCATAGTTGTGTCAGCCATTTTGGTTGTTGCATGCATCatacttttaaaacataataaaaggaGAAAGAATGAAAATACTCTTGAAAGGGGTTTGTCAACTTTAGGAGCTCCAAGAAGAATATCATATTATGAACTTTTGCAAGCAACTAATGGATTAAATGAGAGTAATTTCCTTGGAAGGGGGGGATTTGGCTCTGTTTATCAGGGGAAGCTTCTTGATGGTGAGATGATTGCAGTTAAAGTAATTGATTTGCAATCAGAGGCAAAATCAAAGAGCTTTGATGTAGAATGCAATGCAATGAGAAATCTACGACATCGAAATCTGGTAAAGATTATCAGTAGTTGCTCAAATCTTGATTTCAAATCATTGGTGATGGAGTTCATGTCAAATGGAAGTGTTGACAAATGGTTATATTCAAATAACTATTGTCTAAATTTCTTACAAAGGTTAAATATAATGATAGATGTTGCATCTGCATTGGAATATCTTCATCATGGTTCTTCAATACCTGTGGTTCATTGTGATCTAAAGCCTTCCAATGTCTTATTGGATAAAAATATGGTTGCACATGTTAGCGATTTTGGTATTGCCAAGCTCATGGATGAAGGACAATCTCAAACTCATACACAAACTTTGGCTACTATTGGATATCTTGCACCAG AGTATGGTTCTAGAGGAATTGTTTCTGTCAAAGGAGACGTGTACAGCTATGGGATCATGTTAATGGAAATCTTCACAAGAAGAAAGCCAACAGATGATATGTTTGTTGCAGAACTAAGCTTGAAGACATGGATCAGTCAATCATTGCCTAATTCCATTATGGAGGTCATGGATTCAAATTTAGTCCAAATAActggggaccaaattgatgatCTATCGACTCACATATCATCTATTTTTAGTTTAGCCCTGAGTTGTTGTGAAGATTCACCTAAAGCAAGAATCAATATGGCAGATGTTATTGCGACGCTAATCAAAATCAACACTTTGGTTGTTGGCGCAAACACAGTCTAG
- the LOC25502819 gene encoding receptor-like protein 35 — MVNLLSRLLFFLLSLHCFVACLATNTKNITTDQSALLAFKSLITSDPYDMLSNNWSTSSSVCNWAGVTCDERHGRVHSLILQNMSLRGTVSPNLGNLSFLVILDLKNNSFGGQFPTEVCRLRRLKVLHISYNEFEGGIPASLGDLSQLQYLYLGANNFSGFLPRSIGNLRRLKHLHTAQSRLSGPIPQTISNLSSLEYIDLSSNYFSGTPSSDIMCEIPKGILGDLRRLNRLYLDNNQLSGNISSIFKFNNSLLQEFYLSYNNLFGNLPSCICHELPNLRMFYLSHNDISGNMPTVWNQCKELERLSLAFNSFNKGPMPGGIRSMTKLQRLYLMGNNLEGTIPEEIGYLDKLEVLYLYITIA, encoded by the exons ATGGTGAATCTATTATCTCgtctcttattttttttgctatcaTTGCATTGTTTTGTGGCTTGCTTAGCTACGAATACAAAAAACATCACAACAGATCAATCTGCTCTTCTAGCATTTAAATCCCTCATTACTTCAGACCCCTATGATATGTTGTCTAATAATTGGTCAACATCCTCTTCTGTATGTAATTGGGCTGGTGTAACTTGTGATGAGCGGCATGGTAGAGTCCACAGTTTGATTCTCCAAAACATGAGTCTTAGAGGCACCGTTTCCCCAAACTTGGGGAATCTGTCCTTTCTTGTTATACTTGACCTAAAAAATAATAGCTTCGGTGGTCAGTTTCCTACAGAGGTATGTCGGTTGCGCCGATTAAAGGTTCTTCATATCAGCTACAACGAGTTTGAAGGGGGGATTCCTGCATCGTTGGGGGACTTATCACAACTTCAGTATTTGTATCTTGGTGCTAACAATTTTAGTGGTTTTCTTCCCCGGTCTATTGGTAATCTTCGTCGGTTGAAACACTTGCATACCGCTCAAAGTAGGCTGTCTGGACCCATACCtcaaacaatttcaaatttGTCTTCACTTGAATATATTGATTTATCTTCCAACTACTTTTCAGGTACTCCTAGCTCTGATATTATGT GTGAAATTCCAAAAGGGATATTGGGTGATCTTAGACGGCTGAACAGACTGTACCTTGACAATAACCAGCTTTCAGGAAACATATCGTCaatattcaaattcaacaactcaTTATTGCAAGAATTTTATCTTAGCTATAATAATTTGTTTGGCAATCTTCCGTCATGTATTTGTCACGAGCTTCCAAATCTTAGAATGTTCTATCTTAGTCATAATGATATTTCTGGTAACATGCCTACTGTTTGGAATCAATGTAAAGAGTTGGAGAGATTATCTCTAGCTTTCAATAGTTTCAACAAAGGACCCATGCCAGGTGGCATCCGAAGCATGACCAAACTTCAACGACTATATCTTATGGGCAACAACTTGGAGG GTACGATTCCCGAGGAGATTGGCTATCTTGATAAACTTGAGGTGTTATACTTGTATATAACAATAGCTTAA